In a genomic window of Hippoglossus stenolepis isolate QCI-W04-F060 chromosome 15, HSTE1.2, whole genome shotgun sequence:
- the LOC118121847 gene encoding eukaryotic translation initiation factor 4 gamma 3-like yields MAKIEEQEEKRRVQQLLLSKNTQRWPDPREQREQRDQRVQREETWYTVPMRKNRRTIDPNEIPKISKPQMDEKIHLGPWAQVTWVKGSSGGAKASDSELPRTVGPNRFSVLQSPPSPQPSTTQTSTPGEIWEVAAVQAESAARSR; encoded by the exons ATGGCAAAGAttgaagagcaggaggagaagagaagagtgcAGCAGCTACTGCTCTCCAAGAACACCCAGAGATGGCCAG ATCCaagggagcagagagagcagagagatcAGCGCGtacagagagaggagacctGGTACACTGTGCCCATGAGGAAGAACCGCAGGACCATCGACCCCAACGAGATTCCAAAGATCTCCAAG CCTCAAATGGACGAGAAAATCCACTTGGGCCCCTGGGCTCAAGTCACATGGGTGAAGGGCAGCAGTGGAGGAGCCAAGGCCAGTGACTCAG AACTACCACGCACAGTGGGCCCCAACCGTTTCTCAGTGCTGCAGTcccccccctcacctcaacCCTCCACCACCCAGACTTCGACACCTGGAGAAATCTGGGAAG TCGCAGCAGTACAGGCAGAGAGCGCAGCGAGAAGCCGCTGA